GCAAATCGAGGCAAAACTAAGGACCCTATTAACCACGAGAGCAAAATGTAATCTGATATAACTTCGCAAAAACTGTAACTCATTACGAAAAAAACGATCTATCCTCCGCTGCCCTGCTTCCAGGGCAGTTGTTCAGAGGTTCCTTAACTAGCCTTCGGCGCCGATCCGCGCCATTTTCTAGTTGAGCCTGCTTTGTTATGATGATTTTGAGCAGGCTCGATGACGATCTCCAATCCATTCGATATTCGTGTTTTGATTCGCGGCGGCGGCGAGATGGCGAGCGGCATCGCGCACCGTTTGTATCAGTGTCACATGCAGGTGCTGATCACCGAAGTGGCGGAACCGGTCGCGGTGCGGCGTAGCGTGGCCTTCGCCGAAGCGGTTTATCGCGGCCGCCACACCATTGAAAATGTCACAGCGGTTCGAGTTGGCAATTTCACCGAAGCGCTGAGCGAATGGCAACGTGGTGCGATTCCAGTCTTCATCGATCCTCAGGCGCAAATTCACCACGAAATGAAACCGGCGGTCATCGTCGATGCGACCATGTCGAAGAGCGGCGGCGACAGCAAGCTTGACGACGCGCCGCTGGTGATCGGCATCGGGCCGGGATTTTGCGCCGGTGATAACGTTCACGCGGTCATCGAAAGCAATCGCGGTTATCACTTAGGCCGGGTGATTTGGCAGGGCGCCGCGGAGCCGGATACCGGCGTGCCGGCGCCGGTGGCGGGCCACACCGAGGCGCGGGTGCTGCGGGCGCCGCGCAGCGGCTGTTTCAAGTCGTTGCGCGACATTGGCGACAGGATCGGCGCTGGTGAAATCGTCGCCGAGGTAGACGGCGCGCCAGTGCGCGCCGAGATCGCCGGTTTAATTCGCGGCATGCTCCATGACGGCATTCAAATCGGCGCCGGCGTCAAAGTTGGCGACATTGATCCGCGAGGTGAATCGGAGTATTGTGACTCGATTTCAGACAAGGCGCGGGCCATTGGCGGAGGAGTTGTCGAGGCGATTTTTCACTCTTACCCGAGGCTGAAAAATTCTGCCACGTGACCAACCGGCGATTAAATTCAACAGGCGAGGCGAGCGTGAATCCAAAAGATCTGACCATTGAGAAGGTTCAGGAAATATTGCTGCAGGAAAAGTATGTCTGCGACCGTTCCTTGGCGACGGTGGTGTACTTATCGTTGGCCATGGGCAAACCGCTGCTGCTAGAAGGCGAAGCGGGCGTGGGTAAAACCGAGATCGCCAAGGTGCTGGCGAAGGTGCTCGGCTCGCGCTTGATTCGCTTGCAATGCTACGAAGGGCTCGATGCCAGCACGGCGCTCTATGAGTGGAACTATCCCAAGCAGATGCTGCACATCAAGCTCGAGGAAATCGAGCGCGGTGACAAGCAAAAGGTCGAGACCGAAATTTTCACTCAGGAGTATTTGGTCAAGCGGCCGCTGCTCGACGCGATCCAGAGCGAGGACGGCACGCCACCGGTGCTGCTGATCGACGAGATCGACCGCGCCGACATGGAGTTCGAAGCGTTTTTACTCGAAGTCTTGTCGGACTTCCAGATCACCATTCCCGAGCTCGGCACCATTGTGGCGAAACATCGCCCCTATGTTTTTCTGACTTCCAACCGCACCAGGGAAATTCACGACGCGCTCAAGCGGCGCTGTTTGTATCACTGGATCGAGTATCCGACCTTCGACAAAGAATACGAAATCATCACCACCAAATTCCCCGAGGTGGAAGCCAAGATGGCGCAGCAGATTTGCGCCTTCATGCAAAAAGTCCGCGAGATGAATTTCTACAAACGGCCGGGCGTCGCCGAGACTTTGGACTGGGCCTCGGCGTTGATCGCGCTCAACCGCAAACAGTTGGACGACAAGTCGGTGGTCGAAACCATGGGCTGCGTCTTCAAGTATCGCGAAGACTTGAGCCATCTGCGCGAGCAGGTGGAAAACCGCCAGTTCAGTATCGATGCGCTGTTGCGTACTTCGCCCGAGTTGGTGAGTTAGTCGACCATGGACATCACCGCGGAAACCGTCGCCGCCGCCGTCAGTAAAGTCGCATCCGCCCGTGGCACGGGCACGCTGCCCAACGTGATGGCCTTCGGCCGCGCTCTCAAACAGCTGGGCGTCAAAGTCAGTCTCAGCCAGGTGCTCGACGCGTCGCGTTCGGCGGAGTTTGTCGACGTCGGCGAGCGCGGCGATTTTCGCGCTTTGCTGCGCGCCAATCTGATTTCCGAAAAAGAAGACTTTCCGGTTTTCGATTTACTGTTCGATTGTTTTTGGCGCGAGCAGAGTTATGAACGGATGCCCATGGAGACCATGGACATCCAAGGTACGCCCACCGAATCTCAAGCGCCCGAAGGGGGCGATGAAGAAGGCGGCGTCGAAGAAGCCAGCGCCGAGAGCATCGCCAACGAGAATGTGCCGCTGGAAAATCTCGACGAATTCGCAGTGCCGACTTACAGCGCCCAAGAAATGATGAACCGCAAAGATTTTAGCGAGATGGGCGTCGAGGAAAGCCGCGCCATCGCTAGAGCGATTTTACTCATCGCCACCAAGATCGCCACCCAGATCAGCCGGCGCAAGAAGATCAGCCGCCGAGGCGCCGTCATCGATCCGCGCGCGTCCATGCGCCGCAGCATGAAGTACGGCGGCGAAGTGATCGATCTGGCGAAACGCAAACGGCGCATCAAGAAAACCAAAGTGGTCTTGCTCTGCGATGTCAGCGGTTCGATGGATTGCTACAGCCGGTTCTTGATTCAGTTCATGTACGGCCTGCAAAACGAGCTGTGGGGCGTGGAAACTTTTGTTTTCAGCACGTCGCTCAGCCGCATCACCCATTTGATCCGCACGAAAAATATTGTCGACGCGTTGGATAAAATATCCGGCACTATTCTCGGCTGGTCCGGCGGCACCAACATCGGCCGCTCGCTGCACACCTTCAACCGCAACTTCGCGCCGAGCATGGTGACGCACCGTTCGGTGGTGGTGATTATCAGCGACGGCTGGGACCGCGGCGACGTGAGCCTCTTGGAAAAAGAGATGCAGGACATCAAGCGGCGCGCGAAAAAAATCATTTGGCTCAACCCGTTACTGGCGAGCGAGAATTACGAGCCCTTGTGCAAGGGTATGCAAGCGGCGCTGCCCTATTTGGATATGTTTCTGTCGATCCATAACGTCAACAGTCTGGTGTCTTTGGGACGCACGCTGCAAAAAATGGTGGCGTGACTTCCACTTAATTCTAAGGAGGACAAAACGATGGCTGGACCGGGTGCTTGTTACACCGATGCCGATTTAGAGGCGAAGAAAAAAGAGACGATCTATCATCAAGTCCGTCAGTTTCTCGATCAGGGCGAAACCGTGGCGGTGGCGACGATTGTTTCCGCCAAAGGCTCGACGCCGCGCGAAGTGGGCGCCAAAATGGTCGTCACCGCCTGGGGCGAGATTCTCGGCACCATCGGCGGCGGCTGCGGCGAAGCCGACGTGAAGAAGGAAGCCATCGAGGCGATCCGCACCAAGAAACCGCGCACAGTGCGCGTCGATTTGCTCGACGATATTTCGTCGGACAGTCCGGCGGTGTGCGGCGGTGTCATGAACGTGTTTATCGATCCCTGGTGGAAAGAGCGCGATGAGGAGGCGGTCAGCGCCAAATGAGTTCGCTTGCTCAAGAACTCGTCGAGATCACCGAGCAGGGCGTGGCGGCGGTGCTCGCCACCGTGGTCGAGGCTGAAGGCGGCGCCAAGGTCGAGGCCGGCGCGAAATGTTTGATCCGCGACGGCCAGATGCGCGCCGAGACCATCGGCAATGCCAAAGTCATCGACGCCATCGTGCGCGAGAGCGACAAGCATGCGCGCGCGGAAAAATCGCAGCTGGTTTCCCTCGCCATTCCTGAAGCGGATGCCAAATTAGAAGTTTTCTTCGAAGTGATGCCGGCGCCGCCCAAACTGATCGTCGTCGGCGCCGGCCATATCGCCGTGCCGCTGGTAAAAATCGCCAAGGTGATGGATTTTCATGTCACCGTCATCGACGACCGTCTGCTCTACGCCAACCGCGAACGGTTTCCCGACGCCGACGAAGTATTGGTCGGCGACATGGCGCAGATGCTCAAAGAGATGGCGATCACGCCGTCCTGTTACATTGTCTTGATCACGCGCGGCCACGCTTACGATGAACCCTGCCTACGCCAGATCATGCACGGCCAGGCGAAATATATCGGCATGATCGGCAGCCGGCGGCGCATCAAAGCCTGCTTCCAGCGCTTCCGTGAAGAGGAGAAGGTGACCGACGAG
The nucleotide sequence above comes from Deltaproteobacteria bacterium. Encoded proteins:
- a CDS encoding EF2563 family selenium-dependent molybdenum hydroxylase system protein; its protein translation is MTISNPFDIRVLIRGGGEMASGIAHRLYQCHMQVLITEVAEPVAVRRSVAFAEAVYRGRHTIENVTAVRVGNFTEALSEWQRGAIPVFIDPQAQIHHEMKPAVIVDATMSKSGGDSKLDDAPLVIGIGPGFCAGDNVHAVIESNRGYHLGRVIWQGAAEPDTGVPAPVAGHTEARVLRAPRSGCFKSLRDIGDRIGAGEIVAEVDGAPVRAEIAGLIRGMLHDGIQIGAGVKVGDIDPRGESEYCDSISDKARAIGGGVVEAIFHSYPRLKNSAT
- a CDS encoding XdhC family protein, whose amino-acid sequence is MAGPGACYTDADLEAKKKETIYHQVRQFLDQGETVAVATIVSAKGSTPREVGAKMVVTAWGEILGTIGGGCGEADVKKEAIEAIRTKKPRTVRVDLLDDISSDSPAVCGGVMNVFIDPWWKERDEEAVSAK
- a CDS encoding VWA domain-containing protein, coding for MDITAETVAAAVSKVASARGTGTLPNVMAFGRALKQLGVKVSLSQVLDASRSAEFVDVGERGDFRALLRANLISEKEDFPVFDLLFDCFWREQSYERMPMETMDIQGTPTESQAPEGGDEEGGVEEASAESIANENVPLENLDEFAVPTYSAQEMMNRKDFSEMGVEESRAIARAILLIATKIATQISRRKKISRRGAVIDPRASMRRSMKYGGEVIDLAKRKRRIKKTKVVLLCDVSGSMDCYSRFLIQFMYGLQNELWGVETFVFSTSLSRITHLIRTKNIVDALDKISGTILGWSGGTNIGRSLHTFNRNFAPSMVTHRSVVVIISDGWDRGDVSLLEKEMQDIKRRAKKIIWLNPLLASENYEPLCKGMQAALPYLDMFLSIHNVNSLVSLGRTLQKMVA
- a CDS encoding MoxR family ATPase, with translation MGKPLLLEGEAGVGKTEIAKVLAKVLGSRLIRLQCYEGLDASTALYEWNYPKQMLHIKLEEIERGDKQKVETEIFTQEYLVKRPLLDAIQSEDGTPPVLLIDEIDRADMEFEAFLLEVLSDFQITIPELGTIVAKHRPYVFLTSNRTREIHDALKRRCLYHWIEYPTFDKEYEIITTKFPEVEAKMAQQICAFMQKVREMNFYKRPGVAETLDWASALIALNRKQLDDKSVVETMGCVFKYREDLSHLREQVENRQFSIDALLRTSPELVS